The following coding sequences are from one Humulus lupulus chromosome X, drHumLupu1.1, whole genome shotgun sequence window:
- the LOC133805964 gene encoding protein FAR1-RELATED SEQUENCE 11-like, with translation MENQVGGYHKMPFTMKDLYNRMSAVSTVDFAASHAGRALGYLEHKADMDPNFFGTFSYDNSNQLLNLFWGDGKARLDYETYGHSVAFDSTYKTNSYGKPLLIWIGVNNHFKTCPFGYAILHNESTSCYMWAIKAFLECMNGVAPKTVVTDGDLAMEASIEALMPNAVHRLCYWHLHNKAILKGKDCTFAERLSDLCFTYYEEEVFDHKLNELITDHELDGTDYAAKLWATKHKWGETFLRGHFFCGMTTTQRNEGINAVLKRKVNENMRLYDFVRTIDMATSWVRHGHLKEDYQCLHTNPVLGVTNLPKIEAELSKIYTRNMFYKVRQQMSREGDYRVSSLENDEEGTIMELQKYGDNRYRRFVYATAGRDFFVCECQHFISFGIPCRHIFAAIKRLNVIEMPKSLILTQWTLEAGLSTTQPEPANYPDKESEVTRRFGELSSILNEVAYLGSQSQAAYREATLQIQRICVGLKESLHIGGDIGKSKLPLRRHSEFKVANPDFTKTKGTGRMAGSRAGVGWKCSVCKKSGHNKLTCPSKVKKTEKAGDHEDSAYDDEQSQLEGEEDVNWTAETTMDMERNERGGTPELQIDGNEEVNVEMEEHEESENMRKFNLWGIQGGCVSWKANLQKVVALSSTEAEYMAAIEAIKEAIWLKGLTKELGFNSQNITVHCDNQSALHLMKNPMFHERSKHIDIKLHFIREVLANREVQVKKINTTNNLADMFTKGVTQDKFRHCLNLLNIGEYG, from the exons ATGGAAAATCAAGTTGGAGGTTACCATAAAATGCCTTTTACAATGAAGGACCTTTACAATCGAATGTCAGCTGTGTCAACAGTCGACTTTGCTGCATCACATGCTGGTCGAGCGTTGGGGTACTTAGAACATAAAGCGGATATGGACCCTAATTTCTTTGGAACTTTTTCATATGATAATTCAAATCAACTTCTGAACTTATTTTGGGGTGATGGGAAAGCTCGTCTAGATTACGAGACATATGGACACTCAGTTGCCTTTGACTCGACTTATAAAACAAATAGCTACGGTAAGCCCTTGTTGATATGGATAGGAGTCAATAACCACTTCAAAACATGTCCATTTGGCTATGCAATCCTTCATAATGAGTCGACATCTTGTTATATGTGGGCAATAAAGGCATTCCTCGAATGCATGAATGGGGTGGCGCCAAAGACTGTGGTCACAGATGGTGATCTTGCTATGGAAGCATCCATCGAAGCGCTGATGCCGAATGCAGTACACCGTCTTTGTTATTGGCATTTACACAACAAAGCTATTTTGAAGGGTAAGGACTGTACGTTTGCGGAAAGGCTTAGTGACTTATGTTTCACGTACTATGAGGAGGAGGTGTTTGACCACAAACTGAATGAACTAATAACAGACCACGAACTAGATGGCACCGACTATGCAGCAAAACTATGGGCAACAAAACACAAGTGGGGGGAGACGTTCCTCAGGGGACATTTTTTTTGTGGGATGACCACCACACAGCGTAACGAAGGTATTAATGCAGTGTTGAAGAGGAAAGTGAATGAAAATATGAGGTTGTACGACTTTGTTCGAACCATTGACATGGCTACTTCATGGGTTCGACATGGACATCTAAAAGAAGATTATCAGTGTTTACACACGAATCCTGTTTTGGGAGTGACAAATTTGCCTAAAATAGAAGCAGAGTTATCTAAAATCTATACAAGGAACATGTTTTACAAAGTTAGACAACAAATGTCCCGGGAAGGTGATTACCGAGTTAGTAGTTTGGAAAACGACGAGGAGGGGACTATTATGGAACTGCAGAAGTATGGAGACAATAGGTATAGGAGATTCGTGTATGCGACAGCTGGGCGTGATTTTTTTGTTTGTGAGTGCCAACACTTCATTTCATTTGGCATACCATGTCGTCATATATTCGCAGCCATCAAACGCCTTAATGTAATTGAGATGCCAAAGTCACTTATATTGACCCAGTGGACACTAGAAGCTGGGCTGAGTACTACGCAGCCAGAGCCCGCCAATTACCCCGATAAGGAGTCTGAGGTTACGAGAAGATTTGGTGAACTTAGTAGTATTTTAAATGAAGTAGCGTACCTCGGAAGTCAGAGTCAGGCAGCGTATAGAGAAGCTACCCTTCAAATTCAGAGGATTTGTGTTGGACTGAAGGAATCATTGCACATAGGAGGAGACATAGGGAAGAGCAAGTTGCCGCTGAGGAGGCATTCAGAATTTAAGGTGGCCAATCCAGACTTCACCAAGACAAAGGGAACAGGGAGGATGGCCGGGTCTAGAGCAGGTGTTGGGTGGAAGTGCAGTGTTTGCAAAAAATCAGGCCACAACAAGTTGACATGTCCAAGCAAAGTCAAGAAAACAGAGAAAGCAGGGGATCACGAGGATTCAGCATATGATGATGAACAATCACAATTGGAGGGAGAAGAAGATGTGAATTGGACAGCAGAAACCACCATGGATATGGAACGTAATGAGAGGGGTGGAACACCAGAGTTGCAGATCGATGGGAATGAGGAAGTAAATGTTGAAATGGAAGAGCATGAAGAGTCTGAGAACATGAGAAAATTTAACTTGTGGGGCA TTCAAGGAGGGTGTGTTAGTTGGAAGGCTAACTTGCAGAAAGTAGTTGCATTATCATCAACTGAAGCTGAATATATGGCAGCCATAGAAGCTATTAAAGAAGCAATATGGCTAAAGGGACTTACTAAAGAGCTGGGATTTAATTCACAAAACATCACAGTTCACTGTGACAATCAGAGTGCTCTACACTTGATGAAGAATCCCATGTTCCATGAGAGATCCAAACATATTGATATTAAACTGCACTTTATTAGAGAGGTACTTGCTAACAGAGAAGTTCAAGTTAAGAAGATAAACACAACTAATAATCTAGCTGATATGTTCACAAAAGGGGTCACTCAAGACAAGTTTAGGCACTGCCTGAACTTGTTAAATATAGGAGAATATGGTTAG